The DNA window GTATCATCGCGCGATGAGTTGGTCGAGCGGCCTGTCGCCCAGACCTTCTTGTCCGTGTCCATCCCAAGGAGTTCTAACGAGAGCGCTAAGGTGAAGAGAATGCTGGCCACTGATGTGCGACGATGGCTAATCCGGCTCAACTGTTCCCGCAACACCAACTTTCGATCTACGGAAGCCGCTTCCGAGGGTAGGCGGAAGTTCGGCGGCCCAAAGTTCGCGCCAGGTCCAGATGGACCGTATCGAACCCTTAACGGTGTCGAAGCTCAAAGGAGCGTTCGCTAGCTCAACGACGATGGTGACCGCCAAGAAAAGGGGCAGCGGACGCGGACAGCTCCCCCGCTGAAGATCGGTCGGAGAACGGGCAGGTGCCGCCATCGACGGCGCGGCCGCGCCTGCTGCCTTTATCCTCTCAAAAAACGAGAGATAGTGTCTCACGTCGCGGGTATTATCTTCGTGGACGAGAGGTGGCATTTTAGCCCCTAGACCCCGCGAGGAAATAGGACAAATTTAGAGAAGCGATGAACGACCGACTTTTAGCACTGAAGCTGTTTTCTCGCGCGGGTCGCGTGGGCAACTTTTCGAGCGCCGGCCGCGAACTCGGTCTCTCTCAGCCCTCCGCCTCACGCCTTATCGCCGCGTTGGAAGCCGATGTTGGCGCGGCGCTCTTCAGCCGGACTACCCGTGCGGTCACGCTGACGGACGCTGGAGCAACCTATCTGATGCGTGTGGAGGCGATCCTGGCCGCCCTTGACGAGGCCGACCACGAGGCTCGCGGCACCGGAGAGCTTCGAGGGGTAGTTCGCGTGGGCACGCCGATAAGTTTCGCGCTGAGAGAAATCATCCCGCGGCTTCCCGCATTTATGAAGCAGCACCCGGCGTTGAAGATCGAGCTCCGGGTGACTGACCGCTACCCAGACCTCGTCACTGAGGGCATCGACGTGTCGATCCAGTTCGGCGCGCTCCCCGATTCGAGCGCGACGGCGCGCAAGCTCATCCGCCAGCCAAGGATACTCACCGCTTCCCCGGACTACCTGCGCGAGCGCGGCACGCCCGCGATGCCGTCGGACCTCGCACATCACGTCGTGATCATCAGTCCAGCGCATCCCTCGCCGACTTTCTCGTTCCGCAAGGACGGGCGTGTCGTGTCCGTGCGCGTTGACGGTCAGCTCGCCATCACCATCAACGAAGGCGCCATTGCAAGCGCCGTCGTCGGGTTGGGGATCGCCGCGTCGAGCGAAAGTAGCGCGCGGGCAGAGCTCGAGGCCGGGGAGCTCGTACGGGTGCTGCCGGACTGGGACGTCGGCTCGATGGAAGTCACCGCCGTGTTCGTGAGCGGAAAGACCATCAAGCCGGCAGCCCGCGCCTTCACGGATTTCCTCGCCACGGAGCTTCGAAACTGACGCCACCGACCATTCCTGCCGGTTATGGATATGATAGCTTTACCCGAATGGTCGTCGAATTTAACTAAAGAACGCACGAGCCGGGCGGATGCGGCGCCGAGATCTCCCTCGAATAGCAAGCCCTATTTTTGG is part of the Rhizobium jaguaris genome and encodes:
- a CDS encoding LysR family transcriptional regulator; amino-acid sequence: MNDRLLALKLFSRAGRVGNFSSAGRELGLSQPSASRLIAALEADVGAALFSRTTRAVTLTDAGATYLMRVEAILAALDEADHEARGTGELRGVVRVGTPISFALREIIPRLPAFMKQHPALKIELRVTDRYPDLVTEGIDVSIQFGALPDSSATARKLIRQPRILTASPDYLRERGTPAMPSDLAHHVVIISPAHPSPTFSFRKDGRVVSVRVDGQLAITINEGAIASAVVGLGIAASSESSARAELEAGELVRVLPDWDVGSMEVTAVFVSGKTIKPAARAFTDFLATELRN